The following proteins are co-located in the Deinococcus aquaedulcis genome:
- a CDS encoding HAD family hydrolase, which produces MSPLPFALLALDLDGTLLNAAGETPPDLLPELRAWQAGGAHLAILTARAWVPTFLADWPVGTVSRCYGAQLLQGGQVISERALAPETVAAALNTLRPADLAGGGKTVVVTRDPAAALRHTDPDFARRAAVAPGVLKLVHGGPDPARLDEVEATWAALPGAGVIRERADRVVLVARGADKGAALAELRRRLGVPRARVLAAGDGPADAPMQAQAGVFVRVGGEVALAHADHTVADPAALGRMLRQLRQGIAPPHLSAALTQMR; this is translated from the coding sequence GTGTCGCCTCTGCCTTTTGCCCTGCTGGCCCTGGATCTGGACGGCACGCTCTTGAACGCGGCGGGCGAGACCCCCCCCGACCTGTTGCCCGAACTGCGGGCGTGGCAGGCCGGGGGCGCGCACCTCGCCATTCTGACCGCGCGGGCCTGGGTGCCCACCTTCCTGGCCGACTGGCCAGTGGGCACGGTCTCGCGCTGCTACGGGGCCCAACTGCTCCAGGGCGGGCAGGTGATTTCCGAGCGGGCGCTGGCGCCCGAAACCGTGGCGGCAGCCCTGAATACGCTGCGCCCGGCGGATCTGGCGGGTGGGGGCAAGACCGTGGTGGTCACCCGCGATCCAGCGGCGGCCCTGCGCCACACGGACCCGGACTTCGCGCGCCGGGCGGCGGTGGCCCCTGGGGTCCTGAAGCTGGTGCATGGCGGCCCCGACCCGGCGCGGCTGGACGAGGTGGAGGCGACGTGGGCCGCCCTGCCAGGTGCAGGCGTGATCCGCGAGCGCGCCGACCGCGTGGTGTTGGTGGCCCGGGGCGCCGACAAGGGGGCGGCCCTGGCCGAGCTGCGCCGCCGGCTGGGCGTGCCCCGCGCACGGGTGCTGGCGGCCGGCGACGGTCCGGCCGACGCCCCCATGCAGGCCCAGGCGGGCGTATTCGTGCGGGTGGGCGGGGAGGTGGCGCTGGCCCACGCCGACCACACCGTGGCCGATCCCGCCGCGCTGGGCCGGATGCTGCGGCAATTGCGGCAGGGCATTGCCCCTCCCCACCTGTCCGCCGCGCTGACCCAAATGCGCTAG
- the rplS gene encoding 50S ribosomal protein L19 → MQSSIKVNRGAILRAVEQPHIKADHPEFRPGDTVRVETKVVEGNRTRNQAFEGVVIAINGAGSRRSFTVRKISFGEGVERVFPFSSPLVAKVTVLERGKVRRAKLYYLRDLRGKAARIKSDRSRVMKDAARAQQSKQAAAAAAQAQAEEAPASDAE, encoded by the coding sequence ATGCAGAGCAGCATCAAAGTGAACCGTGGCGCCATTCTGCGCGCCGTCGAGCAGCCCCACATCAAGGCCGACCACCCCGAGTTCCGCCCCGGCGACACCGTGCGCGTGGAAACCAAAGTGGTGGAAGGCAACCGTACCCGCAACCAGGCCTTTGAGGGCGTGGTCATTGCCATCAACGGCGCGGGCAGCCGCCGCAGCTTCACCGTGCGCAAGATCAGCTTCGGTGAGGGCGTGGAGCGCGTGTTCCCCTTCTCCAGCCCCCTGGTTGCCAAGGTGACCGTGCTGGAGCGCGGCAAGGTGCGCCGCGCCAAGCTGTACTACCTGCGCGACCTGCGCGGCAAGGCCGCCCGTATCAAGAGCGACCGCAGCCGCGTGATGAAGGACGCCGCCCGCGCCCAGCAGAGCAAGCAGGCCGCTGCTGCCGCTGCCCAGGCCCAGGCCGAAGAAGCCCCGGCCAGCGACGCCGAATAA
- the lipA gene encoding lipoyl synthase: protein MTQTDPTAKEPKFIKNGIYRKDSVPVRDKKPEWLKVTIPTGQVFTEVRKIVKEHRLHTVCEEAMCPNIGECWSRGTATFMLMGHICTRACRFCAVDTGNPMGKLDLDEPQGVAESVKLMGLKYVVLTSVDRDDLPDGGAYHFAKTVQAIKRLNPETRVEALTPDFGGNPHCVDLVLDSGVDTYAQNLETVRRLTHPVRDIRASYDQTLKVLAHAKAARPDVITKTSIMLGLGETREELRETMRDCRAAGVDVLTFGQYLRPTMHHLPVERYVSPAEFNEIREEAMQLGFLEVVSGPLVRSSYKAEQIVMDKPGTLPEHLAHLDGSEQLSLI from the coding sequence ATGACCCAGACCGACCCCACCGCCAAAGAACCCAAGTTCATCAAGAACGGCATCTACCGCAAAGACAGCGTGCCGGTGCGCGACAAGAAGCCCGAATGGCTGAAGGTGACCATCCCCACCGGGCAGGTGTTCACCGAGGTGCGCAAGATCGTCAAGGAGCACCGCCTGCACACCGTGTGCGAGGAAGCGATGTGCCCCAATATTGGCGAGTGCTGGTCGCGCGGCACAGCCACCTTCATGCTGATGGGCCACATCTGCACGCGGGCCTGCCGCTTCTGCGCCGTGGACACCGGCAACCCTATGGGCAAGCTGGACCTGGATGAGCCGCAGGGCGTGGCCGAGAGCGTCAAACTCATGGGCCTGAAGTACGTGGTGCTGACCAGCGTGGACCGTGACGACCTGCCCGACGGCGGCGCCTACCACTTTGCCAAGACCGTGCAGGCGATCAAGCGCCTGAACCCTGAGACCCGCGTGGAGGCCCTGACCCCGGACTTTGGCGGCAACCCCCACTGCGTGGATCTGGTGCTGGACAGCGGTGTGGACACCTACGCCCAGAACCTGGAAACCGTGCGCCGCCTGACCCACCCGGTGCGCGATATCCGCGCCAGCTACGACCAGACCCTGAAGGTCCTGGCCCACGCCAAGGCGGCCCGCCCCGACGTGATCACCAAGACCAGCATCATGCTGGGCCTGGGCGAAACCCGCGAGGAACTGCGCGAAACCATGCGCGACTGCCGCGCGGCGGGTGTGGACGTGCTGACCTTCGGGCAGTACCTGCGGCCCACCATGCACCACCTGCCCGTGGAACGCTACGTCTCCCCGGCCGAATTCAACGAGATCCGCGAGGAAGCCATGCAACTGGGCTTTCTGGAGGTCGTGTCGGGGCCGCTGGTGCGCAGCTCGTACAAGGCCGAGCAGATCGTGATGGACAAGCCGGGCACCCTGCCCGAACATCTGGCGCACCTGGACGGCAGCGAACAGCTCAGCCTGATCTGA
- a CDS encoding CBS domain-containing protein, translated as MTMPTRVQDAMHPRAVTVSPHDPLPSAVVTMEALEIKRLPVVQDGRVVGIVTDGEVRRALPTLTEGLSPWAFTARVGRACLREIMRAPVHTVTPETPLRAALQTMLDRRVGGLPVVNEDGEPLGMLTLTDILRAEVRAPRLHWGLADQHMTRTVVTTAPDAPAAEAAAKLKVTRLRVLPVVDGEQLVGVLHEKDIAAAIDRAGASHGPTVLAAQFVLGGVTVLDLMRPPTGYLMEGVPLHDAVRRMLDLHVRGLPIITQEGELLGVLTISDVIRAVLGQPQTA; from the coding sequence ATGACCATGCCCACCCGGGTTCAGGACGCCATGCACCCCCGCGCCGTGACCGTTTCGCCCCACGACCCCCTGCCCTCTGCGGTGGTGACGATGGAGGCCCTGGAGATCAAGCGGCTGCCGGTGGTGCAAGACGGGCGCGTGGTGGGCATCGTGACGGACGGCGAGGTACGGCGTGCCCTGCCCACGCTCACCGAGGGCCTGAGCCCCTGGGCCTTTACGGCGCGGGTGGGCCGCGCGTGCCTGCGCGAGATCATGCGGGCGCCCGTGCATACCGTGACCCCCGAGACCCCCCTGCGCGCCGCCCTGCAGACCATGCTGGACCGCCGGGTGGGCGGCCTGCCGGTGGTGAATGAAGACGGCGAGCCGCTGGGCATGCTGACCCTGACCGACATCCTGCGCGCCGAGGTGCGGGCGCCGCGCCTGCACTGGGGGCTGGCGGATCAGCACATGACCCGCACTGTGGTCACCACCGCCCCCGATGCCCCCGCCGCCGAGGCCGCCGCCAAACTGAAGGTGACGCGCCTGCGGGTGCTGCCGGTGGTGGACGGCGAACAACTGGTGGGCGTGCTGCACGAAAAGGACATCGCGGCGGCCATTGACCGCGCTGGGGCCTCGCACGGCCCCACTGTGCTGGCCGCTCAATTCGTGCTGGGCGGCGTGACGGTGCTCGACCTGATGCGCCCGCCCACCGGCTACCTGATGGAAGGCGTGCCCCTGCACGACGCCGTGCGGCGCATGCTGGACCTGCATGTGCGCGGCCTGCCGATCATCACCCAGGAGGGCGAGCTGCTGGGCGTGCTGACCATCAGCGACGTGATCCGCGCGGTGCTGGGGCAACCGCAGACCGCGTAA
- a CDS encoding SPFH domain-containing protein, protein MGFTIFVAVLVLLVIVTLFAGVKSVPQGSQWTLERFGKFQRSLKPGLNVIIPYIERIGRKVNMMEQVLDVPSQEVITKDNALVTVDGVVFYQVLDAAKASYEVSNLQQAILNLTMTNIRTVMGSMDLDELLSNRDQINARLLTVVDEATEPWGVKATRIEVKDIKPPADLVASMARQMKAEREKRANILDAEGFRQAAILKAEGEKQAEILSAEGRRQAAFLEAEARERAAQAEAAATRMVSEAIEAGNAQAINYFVAQKYVEALRDVAAAPNQKTLILPIEATSVLGSLQGIAEVAREAFGGRKG, encoded by the coding sequence ATGGGATTTACGATTTTTGTGGCGGTGCTGGTGCTGCTGGTGATCGTCACGCTGTTTGCCGGGGTCAAAAGTGTGCCGCAGGGCTCGCAGTGGACCCTGGAACGCTTCGGCAAGTTTCAGCGCAGCTTGAAGCCGGGCCTGAACGTCATCATTCCGTACATTGAACGCATTGGCCGCAAGGTCAACATGATGGAGCAGGTGCTGGACGTGCCCAGCCAGGAGGTCATCACCAAGGACAACGCGCTGGTCACGGTGGACGGCGTGGTGTTCTATCAGGTTCTGGACGCCGCCAAGGCCAGCTACGAGGTCAGCAACCTGCAGCAGGCCATCCTGAACCTCACCATGACCAACATCCGCACCGTGATGGGCAGCATGGACCTGGACGAACTGCTCTCGAACCGCGACCAGATCAATGCCCGCCTGCTGACCGTGGTGGACGAGGCCACCGAGCCGTGGGGCGTGAAGGCCACGCGCATTGAGGTCAAGGACATCAAGCCGCCTGCCGATCTGGTGGCCAGCATGGCCCGCCAGATGAAGGCCGAACGCGAAAAACGCGCCAACATTCTGGATGCCGAGGGCTTCCGTCAGGCCGCCATTCTGAAGGCCGAAGGCGAAAAGCAGGCCGAGATCCTGTCGGCCGAGGGCCGCCGGCAGGCCGCCTTTCTGGAGGCCGAGGCCAGAGAGCGCGCTGCCCAGGCCGAGGCGGCGGCCACCCGTATGGTCAGCGAGGCCATTGAGGCCGGCAACGCGCAGGCCATCAACTACTTCGTGGCCCAGAAGTACGTGGAGGCCCTGCGCGACGTGGCGGCGGCTCCCAACCAGAAAACCCTGATTCTGCCCATTGAGGCCACCAGCGTGCTGGGGAGCCTGCAGGGCATTGCCGAGGTGGCCCGCGAGGCCTTCGGCGGGCGGAAGGGGTAA
- the lipB gene encoding lipoyl(octanoyl) transferase LipB produces the protein MSDPAFAVLDLGTTGYRDAWDLQKTLHAQVVAGEAPPTLLLVEHPPVLTLGRKAREGTNIVVTREYLRAQGIEVLDVERGGDVTYHGPGQLVAYAIFPVGRKVADFLRLLEQATIGALHTLGLEDARPNPGYAGVYVTPRKVNGLTYEQKIASFGVAVQRHVALHGLALNVTTQLQHFDLIVPCGLHGTQMTSVAREYELRGLHMAPTMTDAKAALTDAFTTTFAPYDWTLPTFAAAGS, from the coding sequence ATGAGCGACCCCGCCTTTGCCGTGCTGGACCTGGGCACCACCGGGTACCGGGACGCCTGGGACCTTCAGAAAACCCTGCACGCGCAGGTGGTGGCGGGCGAGGCCCCGCCCACGCTGCTGCTCGTTGAACACCCGCCCGTGCTGACGCTGGGCCGCAAGGCCAGGGAAGGCACCAACATCGTGGTCACACGCGAGTACCTGCGCGCGCAGGGCATTGAGGTGCTGGACGTGGAGCGCGGCGGCGACGTGACCTACCACGGCCCCGGGCAACTGGTGGCCTACGCCATTTTTCCCGTGGGCCGTAAAGTGGCCGACTTTCTGCGCCTGCTGGAACAGGCCACCATTGGCGCCCTGCACACGCTGGGGCTGGAGGACGCCCGCCCCAACCCCGGCTACGCGGGCGTGTACGTGACCCCGCGCAAGGTCAACGGCCTGACCTACGAGCAGAAAATCGCCTCGTTCGGGGTGGCGGTGCAGCGGCATGTGGCCCTGCACGGCCTGGCCCTGAACGTGACCACGCAGCTGCAGCACTTTGACCTGATCGTGCCCTGCGGCCTGCACGGCACCCAGATGACCAGCGTGGCGCGCGAGTACGAGTTGCGCGGCCTGCACATGGCCCCCACCATGACCGACGCCAAGGCGGCCCTGACAGACGCCTTCACCACCACTTTCGCCCCCTACGACTGGACGCTGCCCACCTTTGCCGCAGCCGGGAGCTGA
- a CDS encoding antibiotic biosynthesis monooxygenase encodes MPKEVFVTPSNPAMTVPSPTSAAPEGVTLVITERVRPSQVEPYESWARGVHALLAQQPGFLGLHVLRDPSGPVPEYITLLRFATQEALDAWRANPAYAAALRELPSFTASDVDYREARGLEAWFDLPGSLPAPPLWKNIVVGFVGVYPLILLFSYLCGFFTKGWPWWAAIIPSAFLATVFLNWPVLPLLSRLLRRWLYPAQAR; translated from the coding sequence GTGCCCAAGGAGGTGTTCGTGACCCCATCCAATCCGGCCATGACCGTGCCTTCGCCCACCTCGGCGGCCCCCGAAGGCGTGACGCTGGTGATCACCGAGCGGGTGCGCCCGTCGCAGGTGGAGCCCTACGAAAGCTGGGCACGCGGGGTGCATGCCCTGCTGGCGCAGCAGCCCGGCTTTCTGGGCCTGCACGTGCTGCGTGACCCCTCTGGCCCCGTGCCCGAGTACATCACCCTGCTGCGCTTCGCCACGCAGGAGGCGCTGGACGCCTGGCGGGCCAACCCGGCCTACGCGGCGGCCCTGCGCGAGTTGCCCAGCTTTACAGCGTCCGATGTGGACTACCGCGAAGCGCGCGGCCTGGAGGCGTGGTTCGACCTGCCCGGCAGCCTGCCGGCCCCGCCACTGTGGAAGAACATCGTGGTGGGCTTTGTGGGCGTCTACCCCCTGATTCTGCTGTTCAGCTACCTGTGCGGCTTTTTCACGAAAGGCTGGCCCTGGTGGGCGGCGATCATTCCGTCGGCGTTTCTGGCCACCGTATTCCTGAACTGGCCGGTGCTGCCGCTGCTGTCGCGGCTGCTGCGGCGCTGGCTGTATCCGGCTCAGGCTCGCTGA
- a CDS encoding GNAT family N-acetyltransferase, giving the protein MPDLVPPALRYQASFLDAVREAQVQGSGLGDTLNWNLSELEANFPAFLAALRAYEPGNALPAGYVHSEALWLVQGDTYLGRVSLRHTLNERLREFGGHIGYEIRPSARRQGHATLALQLALVRARELGIARALVSCDVENLGSRAVIEANGGELEGEFTVLDHDKPIRRYWVPTPAAGPRVSDVG; this is encoded by the coding sequence ATGCCGGACCTTGTGCCTCCCGCCCTTCGGTATCAAGCCAGCTTTCTCGACGCCGTGCGCGAAGCCCAGGTGCAGGGCAGCGGCCTGGGGGACACCCTCAACTGGAACCTGTCCGAGCTAGAAGCCAACTTCCCGGCCTTTCTCGCCGCGCTGCGTGCGTATGAACCCGGCAACGCCTTGCCAGCGGGCTACGTACACTCCGAGGCGCTGTGGCTGGTGCAGGGCGACACCTACCTGGGCCGCGTGAGCCTTCGCCACACGCTGAACGAACGCCTGCGTGAATTCGGCGGCCACATCGGCTACGAGATCCGGCCCAGTGCCCGCCGCCAGGGTCACGCCACCCTGGCCCTGCAGCTGGCCCTGGTGCGGGCCCGCGAACTGGGCATAGCGCGCGCCCTGGTCAGCTGCGACGTGGAAAACCTAGGCTCGCGCGCCGTGATTGAAGCCAACGGCGGCGAATTAGAAGGCGAATTCACCGTGCTAGACCACGACAAACCCATCCGCCGCTACTGGGTGCCCACCCCGGCGGCGGGCCCCAGGGTGTCTGACGTGGGGTGA
- a CDS encoding PsbP-related protein, giving the protein MNRVFLSLALLAAPLAPAQAQTTPATSAPATTEPRVIEAITATSNKGYSIRVPSGWTPLKNVPGADIAFINRTIGALRPTVTVVVQDIPADLKATLADVRDINERKMPEVVTKLKFLGEKNVKVSGQPAILWSYTGDGEGGTVRWTQLFTLKNNRLYTATLMLPSGTPADLAEQGRAILTSMTLK; this is encoded by the coding sequence ATGAACCGCGTGTTTCTCAGCCTCGCCCTGCTTGCTGCCCCCCTCGCACCTGCTCAGGCCCAGACGACGCCTGCGACCTCTGCGCCGGCCACCACGGAGCCCCGCGTGATCGAGGCCATTACCGCCACCAGTAACAAGGGCTACAGCATCCGCGTGCCCAGCGGCTGGACGCCACTGAAAAACGTGCCGGGCGCGGACATCGCCTTTATCAACAGGACCATCGGCGCGCTGCGGCCCACCGTGACGGTGGTCGTGCAGGACATTCCCGCCGATCTGAAGGCCACCCTGGCCGACGTGCGCGACATCAACGAGCGCAAGATGCCCGAAGTGGTCACCAAGCTGAAGTTTCTGGGCGAGAAGAACGTCAAGGTGAGCGGCCAGCCCGCCATCCTCTGGAGCTACACCGGCGACGGCGAGGGCGGCACCGTGCGCTGGACCCAGCTGTTTACCCTGAAAAACAACCGCCTGTACACCGCCACCCTGATGCTCCCCAGCGGCACCCCCGCCGATCTGGCCGAGCAGGGCCGGGCCATTCTGACCAGCATGACGCTGAAGTAA
- the dgt gene encoding dGTP triphosphohydrolase, whose translation MITRAQLEAREAATLAPYAALSRDATREHPEPESDTRTAFQKDRDRVLHTTAFRRLEAKTQVFLSAAGDHYRTRLTHTLEVGQVARSVALTLGLNETLAETVALAHDLGHPPFGHAGERVLNALMQERGGFNHNTQARRIVTELERPKSEYAGLNLTLNTLDGLNKHDRAGLSRPSLEAQLVDAADALAYTAHDLDDGLRSGLITPAQLCALPLWCELLEGAGLRGDTLTERERRTLHRRLLGTLIRDLTHASHAAIQASGVRTPEAARTFAGPLITYSPGMRERLRDTSAFLRENLYRHWRVEMQVEQATRVLTTLFDALTNRPSMLPPTFRARAQAGDLPRAVCDYLAGMTDRYALDAHSSITPPATPTLWPR comes from the coding sequence ATGATCACCCGGGCCCAGCTCGAAGCGCGCGAGGCCGCGACCCTGGCCCCCTACGCCGCCCTGAGCCGCGACGCCACGCGCGAGCACCCCGAGCCGGAAAGCGACACCCGCACCGCCTTTCAGAAAGACCGCGACCGGGTGCTGCACACCACGGCCTTCCGGCGCCTGGAGGCCAAGACGCAGGTGTTTCTCTCGGCGGCGGGCGACCACTACCGCACCCGCCTGACCCACACCCTGGAAGTGGGACAGGTGGCGCGCAGCGTGGCGCTGACGCTGGGCCTGAACGAGACACTGGCCGAAACCGTGGCCCTGGCGCACGACCTGGGCCACCCACCCTTCGGCCACGCGGGCGAGCGGGTGCTGAACGCCCTGATGCAGGAACGCGGCGGCTTTAACCACAACACCCAGGCGAGGCGCATCGTGACCGAGCTGGAGCGCCCCAAGTCCGAATACGCGGGCCTGAACCTGACCCTGAACACCCTGGACGGCCTGAACAAGCATGACCGCGCCGGCCTGTCCCGGCCCAGCCTGGAAGCGCAACTGGTGGACGCCGCCGACGCCCTGGCCTATACCGCCCACGACCTGGACGACGGCCTGCGCAGCGGCCTGATCACCCCGGCCCAGCTGTGCGCCCTGCCGCTGTGGTGTGAGCTGCTCGAAGGCGCCGGGCTGCGCGGCGACACCCTGACCGAACGCGAGCGCCGCACCCTGCACCGCCGCCTGCTGGGCACCCTGATCCGCGACCTGACCCACGCCAGCCACGCGGCCATTCAGGCCAGTGGCGTGCGCACCCCCGAAGCTGCCCGCACCTTTGCCGGCCCTCTGATCACCTACAGCCCAGGCATGCGGGAGCGCCTGCGGGACACCAGCGCCTTTCTGCGCGAGAACCTGTACCGCCACTGGCGCGTGGAGATGCAGGTAGAGCAGGCCACCCGCGTGCTCACCACCCTGTTTGACGCGCTGACCAACCGCCCCAGCATGTTGCCCCCCACCTTCCGCGCCCGCGCCCAGGCAGGCGACCTGCCCCGCGCCGTGTGCGATTACCTGGCGGGCATGACCGACCGCTACGCGCTGGACGCCCACAGTTCTATTACCCCGCCCGCCACGCCCACGCTGTGGCCGCGCTGA
- a CDS encoding HAD family hydrolase, with product MRDLPADVPTTLPLLMAFDLDGTLIPDAGREVPQETAAALARLRALGVKVAIITGRDTPPAQVRLSVQPDAVATNNGGRILVGEDLHVEAQFSDTDLEAVLAHELHGARVVLFTAEALYVDLPPGTQPEAWMVARQFRPLAEAPSSGILKVGFYHPGVADLASRLRQSHPHLVLTGAQAPYPHFLTVTPEGAHKGAALTLIADTLGIPHNRTVAYGDSDNDEAMLEVAGYGVQVGTLPLLAPHARAQVPVQEELGAFLHAWAERMERGGASVERGL from the coding sequence GTGAGGGACCTGCCTGCCGACGTGCCGACCACGCTGCCGCTGCTCATGGCCTTCGACCTGGACGGCACCCTGATTCCCGATGCCGGGCGCGAGGTGCCCCAGGAGACCGCTGCCGCCCTGGCGCGGCTGCGGGCGCTGGGCGTGAAGGTGGCGATCATCACCGGGCGCGACACGCCCCCCGCCCAGGTGCGCCTCAGCGTGCAGCCCGACGCGGTGGCCACCAACAACGGCGGGCGCATTCTGGTGGGCGAGGACCTGCATGTGGAAGCGCAGTTCTCGGACACCGACCTGGAAGCGGTGCTGGCCCACGAACTGCACGGCGCGCGGGTGGTGCTGTTTACCGCCGAGGCCCTGTACGTGGATCTGCCCCCCGGCACCCAGCCCGAAGCCTGGATGGTGGCCCGGCAGTTCCGCCCCCTGGCCGAGGCGCCCAGCAGCGGCATTCTGAAGGTGGGCTTCTACCACCCCGGCGTGGCCGATCTGGCCTCGCGCCTGCGCCAGTCTCACCCCCACCTCGTGCTGACGGGCGCGCAGGCCCCCTACCCCCATTTCCTGACCGTGACCCCCGAAGGCGCGCACAAGGGCGCCGCACTGACCCTGATTGCCGACACCCTGGGCATCCCCCACAACCGCACTGTGGCTTACGGCGACAGCGACAACGACGAGGCCATGCTGGAAGTCGCTGGCTACGGCGTGCAGGTGGGTACCTTGCCCCTTCTGGCCCCCCACGCCCGCGCCCAGGTGCCGGTGCAGGAAGAATTGGGGGCGTTTTTGCACGCCTGGGCCGAGCGGATGGAGAGGGGAGGGGCCAGCGTGGAGCGTGGCCTGTAG
- a CDS encoding ATP-binding cassette domain-containing protein, with amino-acid sequence MPPLVRLLNVTALQGGQAVLRGVGLEVAPGEALRLWGPNGGGKTTLLRLLAGQVAPIAGERTYHLGRQNQRSAVQARRTLRVVGPDAEAFYLSRDWVQSAEDVLLAAYSGEVLNLWTPSPAARARLQAVAALTSLGPLLARDFRTLSHGQRRRVLLAAALMPAPELLLLDEFTDGLSERARAELGAVLARVHAAGVAVVLATHRPEEAPPLPWRTLRVGGGQVTEATPPEEPVVRPMPLPRLGAHAGTPLVRLQDATVYRNGGRALGPLSWTWAAGQHWLVTGENGSGKSTLTRLIAGELHPAVGGHIERPFLNRDRLEDRRAATGLVGAEVGIRQRRDWTGREVVGSAWSGSEGFAPALTPAQAAEVERLAAELGARELLERPAEGLSQGQWRRLLLARAVIHRPRLLLLDEGLDFLDAPARAAFLALLPSLVQGGTHLLVVAHRAADALPGLTHHLHLQAGQAAFTGPLASDWAHLQALP; translated from the coding sequence ATGCCGCCCCTGGTTCGCCTGCTGAACGTGACTGCGCTGCAAGGCGGCCAAGCGGTGCTGCGCGGGGTGGGGCTGGAGGTGGCCCCGGGCGAGGCCCTGCGGCTGTGGGGGCCCAACGGCGGCGGCAAAACCACGCTGCTGCGCCTGCTGGCCGGGCAGGTGGCCCCGATAGCGGGCGAGCGTACCTACCACCTGGGCCGGCAGAACCAGCGCTCGGCGGTGCAGGCCCGGCGCACCCTGCGCGTGGTGGGCCCCGACGCCGAGGCGTTTTACCTGTCGCGCGACTGGGTGCAGAGTGCCGAGGACGTGCTGCTGGCCGCTTACAGCGGCGAGGTCCTGAACCTGTGGACCCCCAGCCCAGCGGCGCGGGCCCGGCTGCAGGCGGTGGCGGCCCTGACCAGCCTGGGGCCGCTGCTGGCGCGCGATTTTCGCACCCTTAGCCACGGGCAGCGCCGCCGGGTGCTGCTGGCCGCCGCCCTGATGCCCGCCCCCGAGCTGCTGCTGCTGGACGAATTCACCGATGGCCTGAGTGAACGCGCCCGGGCCGAGCTGGGCGCGGTGTTGGCGCGCGTGCACGCCGCCGGGGTGGCGGTGGTGCTCGCCACGCACCGCCCCGAAGAGGCGCCCCCCTTGCCCTGGCGCACGCTGCGGGTGGGGGGCGGCCAGGTGACCGAGGCCACGCCGCCAGAAGAACCTGTGGTCCGGCCCATGCCCCTCCCCCGCCTGGGCGCCCACGCTGGCACGCCCCTCGTGCGGCTGCAAGACGCCACCGTCTACCGCAACGGCGGGCGCGCCCTGGGCCCCCTGAGCTGGACCTGGGCGGCAGGGCAGCACTGGCTGGTAACGGGCGAGAACGGCAGCGGCAAAAGCACGCTGACCCGCCTGATCGCCGGTGAGCTGCACCCGGCCGTGGGCGGGCACATCGAGCGCCCCTTCCTGAACCGCGACCGTCTGGAAGATCGCCGCGCCGCCACGGGGCTGGTGGGCGCCGAGGTGGGTATTCGCCAGCGGCGCGACTGGACCGGCCGCGAGGTGGTCGGCAGCGCCTGGAGCGGCAGCGAGGGCTTTGCCCCCGCACTGACCCCGGCCCAGGCCGCCGAGGTGGAGCGCCTGGCGGCCGAGCTGGGCGCCCGCGAACTGCTGGAGCGCCCCGCCGAGGGGCTGTCGCAAGGGCAGTGGCGCCGCCTGCTGCTGGCCCGCGCGGTGATTCACCGTCCCCGCCTGCTGCTGCTGGACGAGGGCCTGGATTTTCTGGATGCGCCGGCGCGCGCCGCCTTCCTGGCCCTGCTGCCCAGTCTGGTGCAGGGTGGCACGCACCTGCTGGTGGTCGCGCACCGCGCCGCCGACGCCCTGCCGGGGCTGACCCATCACCTGCACCTGCAGGCGGGGCAGGCGGCCTTTACCGGGCCACTGGCGTCAGATTGGGCTCACCTTCAGGCTCTACCTTGA
- a CDS encoding NfeD family protein produces MDWWPTLNRVAPWHWWVLGALLLMLEVAAPGVFFVWLALAAFALGLLVFVLPLPVAVQLLLFAVLSVVAVVLGRRYMARLLPDSPEAERLNQGSHRLVGQTVVVTRAIENGVGRVRVGDGEWRVTGPDTPEGARVLIVAADGATLHVREVNGTWT; encoded by the coding sequence GTGGACTGGTGGCCCACCCTGAACCGCGTGGCGCCCTGGCACTGGTGGGTGCTGGGCGCCCTGCTGCTGATGCTGGAGGTGGCGGCCCCCGGCGTTTTCTTCGTGTGGCTGGCGCTGGCGGCCTTTGCCCTGGGGCTGCTGGTGTTCGTGCTGCCGCTGCCGGTGGCGGTGCAACTGCTGCTCTTTGCGGTGCTCAGCGTGGTGGCGGTGGTGCTGGGCCGCCGCTACATGGCCCGGCTGCTCCCCGATTCCCCCGAAGCCGAGCGCCTGAACCAGGGTTCGCACCGCTTGGTGGGGCAGACCGTGGTGGTCACCCGCGCCATCGAAAATGGCGTGGGCCGCGTGCGCGTGGGCGACGGCGAGTGGCGCGTTACGGGCCCCGACACCCCTGAAGGCGCCCGCGTGCTGATCGTGGCTGCCGACGGCGCCACCCTGCACGTGCGTGAAGTGAACGGCACCTGGACCTGA